The following are encoded together in the Roseobacter denitrificans OCh 114 genome:
- a CDS encoding Rne/Rng family ribonuclease produces the protein MLIDATHAEETRVVVVDGNKVEEFDFESENKRQLAGNIYLAKVTRVEPSLQAAFVEYGGNRHGFLAFSEIHPDYYQIPVADRQALMEEERAYAEAQKAKEDEDEKPKRRRSRSRTKAKGEDTTSEDVVATKDVESDQIDGMETIDLDDSEEGSSPMERVAETPVEEPEGDDASAEAAQTADASDDQDAQAASEDASEDDTATEDGDDDDDDDDDAPRKSDASSKDDTIESVADDDDQDDIRPVRKPRPRRYKIQEVIKVRQILLVQVVKEERGNKGAALTTYLSLAGRYCVLMPNTARGGGISRKITNAADRKKLKEIANEIEVPQGAGLIVRTAGAKRTKAEIKRDYEYLQRLWEQIRELTLKSVAPAKIYEEGDLIKRSIRDLYNREIDEVFVEGERGYRIAKDFMKMIMPSHAKNVKLYTEGLPLFARYQVESYLASMFNPTVQLPSGGYIVIGVTEALVAIDVNSGRATKEGSIEQTALKTNLEAADEVARQLRLRDLAGLIVIDFIDMDERKNNTSVEKRMKDKLKTDRARIQVGRISGFGLMEMSRQRLRPGMIEATTQPCQACHGTGLIRSDDSLALSILRQIEEEGTRKRSREVLIKAPVGIANFLMNQKREHIAHIEARYGLSVRIEGDPMLVSPDFSLEKFKTATRVVSVAAQHVVSVDTSLMDQVDADDDEAPAETADNGAETANKENNVENDGEDRPKRRRRRRRRRNKNGNGETQTASDETNAEASEAQGAKTPKKAEPAADSPVEAPAAQTDDAPAPAAEQEEAPAKPKRTRSRTRKPKVEADTQDAPEAEAKAETAAPVEETAPAEATEETPAKPKRKRASRAKKAAPVEAAPDAEPAPVAQDAEPAPSSQEAAAAPVAEEPAPAAPEPEPAGAEPEPVVAEAAPEPAKPKRRGWWSIGG, from the coding sequence ATGCTTATCGATGCCACCCACGCGGAAGAAACCCGCGTTGTGGTGGTGGATGGAAACAAGGTTGAAGAGTTCGATTTTGAATCCGAAAACAAACGCCAGCTTGCTGGCAACATCTATCTTGCAAAAGTAACACGGGTTGAGCCGTCCTTGCAGGCGGCCTTTGTGGAGTACGGGGGGAACCGTCATGGTTTCCTCGCCTTTTCAGAAATTCATCCGGATTATTACCAGATTCCCGTCGCGGACCGTCAGGCCCTGATGGAAGAAGAGCGCGCCTATGCCGAAGCGCAAAAGGCCAAGGAAGACGAGGACGAAAAGCCCAAACGTCGCAGATCGCGCAGCCGCACAAAGGCCAAGGGCGAAGACACCACGTCAGAGGATGTGGTCGCGACGAAGGATGTGGAGTCCGACCAGATCGACGGCATGGAAACCATTGATCTGGATGACAGCGAAGAGGGGTCCTCTCCGATGGAGCGGGTCGCCGAGACACCTGTCGAAGAGCCCGAGGGCGATGATGCAAGCGCGGAGGCTGCGCAGACGGCTGACGCGTCCGATGATCAGGACGCGCAAGCAGCGTCTGAGGATGCCTCGGAAGACGATACCGCGACTGAAGATGGCGACGATGATGACGACGACGACGATGATGCGCCGCGCAAATCTGATGCATCCTCCAAGGATGACACCATCGAATCCGTCGCGGATGACGATGATCAAGACGATATCCGCCCCGTGCGCAAACCCCGGCCACGGCGCTATAAAATTCAGGAAGTCATCAAGGTCCGCCAGATTCTGCTCGTGCAGGTCGTCAAGGAAGAGCGGGGCAACAAGGGCGCGGCGCTGACCACATACCTCAGCCTTGCAGGGCGCTATTGCGTCCTGATGCCCAACACGGCGCGCGGCGGTGGTATTTCGCGCAAGATCACGAATGCTGCGGACCGCAAGAAGCTCAAGGAGATCGCAAATGAGATCGAAGTGCCGCAAGGCGCGGGTCTCATCGTGCGCACCGCCGGGGCCAAACGCACCAAGGCCGAGATCAAACGCGACTACGAATATCTGCAACGCCTGTGGGAGCAGATCCGCGAGTTGACGCTGAAATCCGTCGCGCCCGCCAAGATCTACGAAGAGGGAGACCTGATCAAACGCTCGATCCGCGATCTCTACAACCGCGAGATTGACGAGGTGTTTGTCGAAGGTGAACGGGGCTACCGCATCGCCAAGGACTTCATGAAGATGATCATGCCGTCCCATGCAAAAAACGTGAAACTCTATACCGAAGGTCTGCCGCTTTTCGCCCGCTACCAGGTCGAAAGCTATCTTGCGTCGATGTTCAACCCGACTGTGCAGCTTCCGTCGGGGGGGTATATCGTGATCGGCGTGACCGAGGCTCTGGTGGCGATTGATGTGAACTCCGGGCGGGCCACCAAGGAGGGCTCGATCGAGCAGACCGCGCTCAAGACCAACCTTGAGGCCGCCGACGAAGTGGCGCGGCAGTTGCGCCTGCGGGACCTCGCGGGCCTGATCGTGATCGACTTCATCGACATGGATGAGCGCAAGAACAACACCTCCGTCGAAAAGCGCATGAAAGACAAGCTCAAGACGGACCGCGCGCGCATTCAAGTGGGGCGTATCTCCGGCTTTGGTCTCATGGAAATGTCGCGCCAGCGCCTGCGCCCCGGCATGATCGAGGCAACGACACAGCCGTGTCAGGCCTGCCATGGTACGGGCCTGATCCGGTCCGATGATAGCCTCGCATTGTCCATCCTGCGCCAGATCGAGGAAGAGGGCACGCGCAAGCGGTCCCGAGAGGTGTTGATCAAGGCGCCGGTTGGTATTGCCAATTTCCTCATGAACCAGAAGCGCGAACATATTGCGCATATCGAAGCGCGCTACGGGCTGTCTGTGCGGATCGAAGGCGACCCCATGCTGGTCAGCCCCGATTTCAGTCTTGAGAAGTTCAAGACGGCCACACGGGTCGTGTCGGTTGCAGCACAACATGTTGTTTCTGTTGATACCTCATTGATGGATCAGGTGGATGCGGACGACGATGAGGCGCCAGCGGAAACGGCCGATAACGGCGCAGAGACGGCAAACAAGGAAAACAACGTCGAGAATGATGGCGAGGATCGGCCCAAGCGCCGTCGCCGGCGTCGTCGGCGTCGCAACAAGAACGGCAATGGCGAGACGCAGACCGCATCCGATGAGACAAATGCCGAGGCATCCGAGGCCCAGGGCGCTAAGACTCCGAAGAAAGCGGAGCCTGCAGCCGACAGCCCGGTAGAGGCGCCTGCTGCGCAAACCGATGATGCGCCAGCCCCTGCGGCAGAGCAGGAAGAGGCACCGGCAAAACCCAAACGGACACGGTCGCGCACGCGCAAACCGAAAGTGGAAGCCGACACACAGGATGCGCCAGAAGCAGAGGCGAAAGCCGAAACCGCCGCGCCAGTGGAAGAAACCGCACCCGCCGAAGCGACCGAAGAAACCCCTGCAAAACCAAAGCGTAAACGGGCCAGCCGGGCCAAGAAGGCCGCTCCGGTTGAGGCGGCACCAGACGCCGAACCAGCCCCCGTGGCGCAGGACGCCGAGCCGGCACCTTCATCACAGGAAGCTGCGGCGGCACCGGTGGCAGAAGAGCCAGCGCCAGCAGCGCCTGAACCGGAACCTGCAGGTGCCGAGCCCGAACCGGTGGTCGCTGAGGCCGCGCCAGAGCCAGCCAAACCAAAGCGGCGCGGGTGGTGGTCCATCGGAGGCTAA
- a CDS encoding sulfurtransferase TusA family protein — translation MTKEIHLLDATGLLCPLPVLKARKRLQSLASGEVLTMHADDPAAIVDVPHFCSETGHHLVSSELDGPVQVYVIRKK, via the coding sequence ATGACAAAAGAAATACACCTGCTGGACGCCACTGGTCTGCTGTGCCCCCTGCCTGTTCTGAAGGCGCGCAAACGACTGCAATCCCTTGCTTCGGGTGAGGTGCTGACGATGCACGCGGATGATCCCGCGGCGATTGTCGATGTCCCGCACTTTTGCAGCGAGACAGGGCACCACCTTGTGTCAAGCGAACTGGATGGGCCGGTGCAGGTCTATGTCATCCGCAAAAAATGA
- a CDS encoding cytochrome c biogenesis CcdA family protein, with the protein MFGIEIIDAGLLPAMTVALFAGIISFLSPCVLPIVPPYLAYMSGVSLNEMSSEGAARRRAIIAALFFVMGLSTVFLILGFTASAFGAFFLQNQILFARISGVVIIVFGLHFLGILRIPFLDREARMDAGDKGGSSFGAYVLGLAFAFGWTPCIGPQLGAILSLAASEASVTRGTVLLGVYAAGLGIPFLLAAMFITRAMGVMDRLKRHMKTIERVMGGLLLVVGVAMVTGAFTTFSWWLLERFPALATLG; encoded by the coding sequence ATGTTCGGAATTGAAATCATTGATGCGGGTCTGTTGCCTGCCATGACGGTGGCGCTTTTTGCGGGAATCATCAGCTTTCTCAGCCCCTGCGTCTTGCCGATCGTCCCGCCCTATCTGGCGTATATGAGCGGTGTCAGCCTGAATGAAATGAGCAGTGAGGGGGCGGCACGGCGCCGTGCCATTATCGCCGCCTTGTTCTTTGTGATGGGGCTGAGCACGGTGTTTCTGATCCTTGGTTTCACGGCCTCGGCATTCGGTGCTTTTTTCCTGCAAAATCAGATTCTTTTCGCGCGTATTTCAGGTGTTGTCATCATTGTCTTCGGATTGCATTTTCTGGGTATCCTGCGCATTCCCTTTCTTGATCGCGAGGCGCGCATGGACGCGGGTGACAAGGGTGGGTCGAGCTTTGGGGCCTATGTGCTGGGGTTGGCCTTCGCCTTTGGCTGGACGCCCTGCATTGGTCCGCAACTGGGCGCGATCCTGTCGCTGGCGGCTTCCGAGGCCTCTGTGACGCGCGGCACTGTCCTGTTGGGCGTTTATGCGGCGGGTCTGGGCATCCCCTTTCTGCTGGCGGCGATGTTCATCACGCGCGCGATGGGGGTCATGGATCGGCTCAAGCGGCATATGAAAACCATAGAACGCGTGATGGGCGGGCTGCTCCTTGTGGTCGGTGTTGCAATGGTCACCGGTGCGTTCACGACGTTTTCCTGGTGGCTTCTTGAACGCTTCCCGGCCTTGGCCACTCTGGGGTGA
- a CDS encoding fructose bisphosphate aldolase produces MSDYSKMREQMKSGAGFVAALDQSGGSTPKALSLYGVEPTDYEGEEAMFKAMHDMRARIILADDFTNAKIIGAILFERTMHDEIDGTPVAELLWNRRGVVPFLKIDKGLEDEANGVQMLKPMPGLEDVLATAKGKGVFGTKERSVINHANPEGIAAIVAQQFDVARTVLAAGLVPILEPEVNIHSETKAEAETLLEAEIAKHLDTLDEGVDVMLKLTLPDQPGLYDGLAQHPRVLRVVALSGGYSTDVASAKLAQNAHMIASFSRALTEGLNVKMTDAEFGAALGSNIDKIYQASI; encoded by the coding sequence ATGTCAGACTACAGTAAGATGCGTGAACAAATGAAATCAGGTGCGGGCTTTGTTGCCGCGCTGGATCAGTCTGGCGGGTCCACGCCAAAAGCGCTTAGCCTTTATGGCGTTGAGCCAACGGATTACGAGGGCGAAGAGGCGATGTTCAAAGCGATGCATGACATGCGCGCACGGATCATTCTGGCGGATGACTTCACCAATGCCAAAATCATCGGCGCCATCCTGTTCGAACGTACGATGCATGATGAGATTGACGGCACACCGGTCGCTGAACTGCTTTGGAACCGTCGGGGTGTTGTGCCGTTTCTGAAGATCGACAAAGGGCTGGAGGATGAGGCAAACGGCGTTCAGATGCTCAAGCCCATGCCGGGTCTTGAGGATGTCTTGGCCACGGCCAAGGGCAAAGGCGTGTTCGGGACCAAGGAACGCTCTGTCATCAACCACGCAAACCCCGAAGGAATTGCGGCGATCGTCGCCCAGCAGTTTGATGTGGCAAGAACCGTTCTGGCGGCGGGCCTTGTGCCGATCCTTGAGCCGGAAGTGAACATCCACTCGGAAACCAAGGCTGAAGCCGAAACGCTGTTGGAGGCGGAGATCGCAAAGCATCTCGACACGCTGGACGAGGGCGTTGATGTGATGCTGAAACTGACCTTGCCGGATCAACCGGGCCTTTATGACGGGCTTGCGCAACACCCGCGCGTGCTGCGGGTCGTTGCCTTGTCGGGCGGCTATTCGACGGATGTTGCCTCTGCCAAACTGGCGCAGAACGCGCATATGATCGCAAGCTTCAGCCGTGCGCTGACCGAAGGTTTGAACGTGAAGATGACGGATGCCGAATTCGGTGCCGCCCTGGGCAGCAACATCGACAAGATCTATCAGGCATCCATCTGA
- a CDS encoding ribbon-helix-helix domain-containing protein, with product MSARPVKHSVTLKGHRTSISLEDEFWQELRRISQENGKPINGLVADIDVKRGTSTGLASAIRVFVLEDLKAQLARAQMDA from the coding sequence ATGAGTGCCCGGCCCGTCAAACATTCGGTGACCCTGAAAGGTCACCGCACATCCATATCGCTTGAGGATGAGTTCTGGCAAGAACTCCGGCGCATCTCACAGGAAAACGGCAAGCCGATCAACGGGTTGGTCGCCGACATTGATGTGAAACGCGGGACCAGCACAGGGCTGGCCTCCGCGATCCGGGTCTTTGTGCTGGAAGACCTGAAAGCGCAGCTTGCGCGCGCTCAGATGGATGCCTGA
- a CDS encoding DUF4169 family protein — protein sequence MSTPINLNKVRKERARASRKAQADENAARFGQSKSQKDASKAKADRIARHLDAHKRET from the coding sequence ATGAGCACGCCCATCAACCTCAACAAGGTCCGCAAAGAGCGGGCCCGGGCGTCACGCAAGGCGCAGGCTGATGAAAACGCCGCGCGATTTGGCCAGAGCAAATCGCAAAAAGACGCGTCAAAGGCAAAGGCCGACAGGATCGCGCGCCATCTGGACGCCCATAAGCGCGAGACATGA
- the fumC gene encoding class II fumarate hydratase — MTQTRTETDSFGPLEVPADKYWGAQTQRSIMNFPIGWEKQPVAIVRALGVIKQACAQANVELGKLDAARGEAIIQAASEVVAGKFDDNFPLVVWQTGSGTQSNMNANEVIANRAIEIMGGVIGTKDPVHPNDHCNMGQSSNDTFPTAMHISTAMTARDVLLPGLEKLHAALEVKIAQFDGIIKIGRTHTQDATPLTLSQEFSGYAHQVAMGIQRVKDALGRIYELAQGGTAVGTGLNTPVGWDVMVAKNMADITGLPFVTAPNKFEALAAHDAMVEMSGALKVVAASLFKIANDIRLLGSGPRCGLGELVLPENEPGSSIMPGKVNPTQCEALTQVCAHVFGNDAAVGFAGSQGHFELNVYKPMMSYNVLQSMQLLGDAASTFTDNLVDGLTADADRIERLMRESLMLVTALAPEIGYDNATKVAKTAHKNGTTLKEEAIALGFVDAETFERVVRPENMIGPK, encoded by the coding sequence ATGACCCAGACCCGCACAGAAACCGACAGTTTTGGCCCCCTCGAGGTCCCTGCCGATAAATACTGGGGTGCACAGACGCAGCGCTCGATCATGAATTTTCCCATAGGTTGGGAAAAACAACCCGTTGCGATTGTCCGTGCCTTGGGGGTGATCAAACAGGCTTGTGCCCAGGCAAATGTTGAACTGGGAAAACTTGACGCTGCGCGCGGGGAGGCGATCATTCAGGCCGCCAGCGAGGTGGTCGCAGGCAAGTTTGACGACAATTTCCCACTGGTTGTGTGGCAGACAGGGTCCGGGACCCAGTCGAACATGAACGCCAATGAGGTCATCGCCAACCGCGCGATTGAGATCATGGGTGGGGTGATCGGCACCAAGGATCCGGTGCATCCGAATGATCACTGCAACATGGGGCAATCGTCCAACGATACCTTTCCCACGGCGATGCACATTTCGACCGCCATGACGGCCCGCGATGTGCTGTTGCCGGGGTTGGAAAAACTGCATGCCGCGCTTGAGGTCAAGATCGCCCAGTTCGACGGTATCATCAAAATCGGACGCACCCATACGCAGGACGCGACCCCTCTGACCCTCAGTCAGGAATTCTCCGGCTATGCGCATCAGGTGGCCATGGGCATCCAGCGCGTCAAGGACGCCTTGGGTCGGATTTACGAGCTGGCACAGGGCGGCACCGCCGTGGGCACCGGTCTCAATACGCCTGTCGGCTGGGACGTGATGGTTGCAAAAAACATGGCTGATATCACCGGCCTGCCCTTTGTCACCGCGCCCAACAAGTTCGAGGCCCTCGCCGCGCATGACGCCATGGTTGAGATGTCCGGCGCGCTGAAGGTCGTTGCCGCCAGCCTGTTCAAGATCGCCAATGACATTCGCCTGCTCGGCTCCGGGCCGCGCTGCGGCTTGGGCGAGTTGGTGCTGCCTGAAAACGAACCCGGATCGTCGATCATGCCGGGCAAGGTCAATCCGACACAATGCGAAGCGCTGACACAGGTGTGTGCGCATGTCTTCGGCAATGACGCTGCGGTCGGTTTCGCCGGGTCGCAAGGGCATTTCGAACTGAACGTGTACAAACCGATGATGTCGTACAACGTATTGCAATCCATGCAGCTTTTGGGCGATGCGGCATCGACCTTTACGGATAATCTCGTGGACGGGCTGACGGCGGATGCGGATCGCATCGAACGCCTGATGCGCGAGAGCCTGATGCTGGTCACAGCGCTGGCCCCGGAAATCGGCTATGACAACGCCACCAAAGTCGCCAAGACGGCGCATAAAAACGGCACGACCCTCAAGGAAGAGGCGATCGCGCTGGGGTTTGTCGATGCCGAGACGTTTGAACGGGTCGTGCGCCCCGAAAACATGATCGGGCCCAAATGA
- the chrA gene encoding chromate efflux transporter → MTAPTLIELCRVFARIGVLSFGGPAAQIALMHQTLVEEKKWLSEDSFLRALSLCMLLPGPEAMQLATYAGWRLDGVRGGLVAGLLFVLPGAAVILALALIYAHFGQVPLVQAAFTGIKAAVIIIVLQALLKLSRKTLTGKGAWALAAGAFMSLYFLNIPYPLIIATAAAVGALTMAPATPAASASHETATNPVLTLTLWGTLWGCPIVVLALMDHMFLMQIALFFSKLAVVSFGGAYAVLAYMTQTVVAEHGWITTGQMMDALGLAETTPGPLILVTQFVAMIAGFNESGPLLALAAGAVALWVTFTPCFLWIFLAGPYLDAIATRPRLSGALSGITAAVVGVILNLAVWFSIHVLFGQVTTLPGLPAPAPVPTSLDINALALTLLAAVVVLLLKRGIAETLGILAVAGLALTLL, encoded by the coding sequence ATGACCGCGCCAACACTCATCGAATTGTGCCGGGTCTTTGCCCGCATCGGTGTTTTGTCCTTTGGCGGACCGGCCGCGCAGATCGCCCTGATGCATCAAACGCTGGTGGAAGAGAAAAAATGGCTGTCCGAAGACAGTTTTCTGCGCGCGCTGTCATTGTGCATGTTGCTGCCCGGACCCGAAGCGATGCAACTGGCGACTTATGCCGGCTGGCGTCTGGACGGTGTGCGCGGCGGGCTGGTCGCGGGGTTGTTGTTTGTCCTGCCCGGTGCGGCTGTGATCCTTGCCCTTGCCCTGATCTATGCCCATTTTGGACAGGTGCCGTTGGTTCAGGCAGCCTTTACCGGGATCAAGGCCGCCGTGATCATCATCGTCCTGCAGGCGCTGCTGAAACTGTCGCGCAAGACGCTCACCGGCAAAGGCGCATGGGCCCTCGCCGCTGGCGCGTTTATGTCCCTGTATTTCCTGAATATTCCCTATCCGCTCATCATCGCCACGGCCGCTGCCGTCGGTGCATTGACCATGGCGCCCGCCACACCGGCGGCTTCGGCGTCGCATGAGACAGCCACAAACCCGGTTTTGACGCTCACCCTCTGGGGCACGCTATGGGGCTGCCCGATTGTTGTGCTCGCCCTGATGGACCACATGTTTTTGATGCAAATCGCGTTGTTCTTTTCGAAACTGGCCGTGGTGAGCTTTGGCGGGGCCTATGCCGTGCTGGCCTATATGACGCAGACCGTGGTGGCAGAGCATGGCTGGATCACCACCGGGCAAATGATGGATGCTTTGGGCCTTGCGGAAACGACGCCCGGACCGCTCATTCTGGTCACGCAATTCGTCGCCATGATCGCCGGGTTCAATGAAAGCGGCCCGCTTTTGGCGCTGGCTGCGGGGGCGGTTGCGCTTTGGGTGACATTTACACCCTGTTTTTTATGGATTTTCCTCGCCGGTCCCTATCTGGATGCGATCGCGACACGCCCGCGCCTCTCCGGCGCGCTCAGCGGTATTACCGCGGCAGTTGTGGGGGTGATCCTCAATCTTGCGGTGTGGTTTTCAATCCATGTGCTGTTTGGGCAGGTGACCACCCTACCCGGTTTGCCCGCCCCGGCCCCTGTCCCGACGTCGCTTGACATCAATGCGCTCGCTCTGACGCTGCTGGCCGCTGTCGTTGTGCTGCTGCTTAAACGTGGTATCGCGGAAACACTGGGTATTCTGGCGGTCGCGGGCCTTGCGCTGACGCTTCTGTAA
- a CDS encoding ester cyclase: MLRKTEIIQRWYEEVWVKGNSDMIDEIYRPAPENESLIPGGLINTTEARELATVFNSLITDQKIRVVHCVEQGEWLSALVEMYGFKAGTDKPVNMRWLTMVRLDGDVIVESYPAVDFLSLFEQLDQLPPDSFELMLSGTVFK; this comes from the coding sequence ATGTTGCGCAAAACTGAAATCATCCAACGCTGGTATGAAGAGGTCTGGGTCAAGGGAAACTCGGATATGATCGACGAGATCTACCGCCCCGCACCTGAAAATGAATCGCTGATACCCGGTGGGCTCATCAACACGACCGAAGCACGCGAATTGGCCACTGTTTTCAACAGCCTGATCACGGATCAGAAAATCCGGGTGGTTCATTGCGTGGAACAGGGTGAGTGGCTCTCTGCGCTGGTTGAGATGTATGGGTTCAAGGCCGGCACGGATAAACCCGTCAACATGCGGTGGTTGACGATGGTGCGCCTTGACGGGGATGTCATCGTTGAAAGCTATCCAGCCGTTGATTTCCTGTCCCTTTTCGAACAACTGGACCAACTGCCGCCTGACAGCTTCGAACTGATGCTCAGTGGCACGGTTTTTAAGTAA
- a CDS encoding DUF4345 family protein, whose product MIDTLNIIGALLTIGFGLFGFLAPRYTASVLDLAPTESTMGLSEMRASVGGLFVAAGLAALLLGDPLAYAMIGFAFAGAASGRVLSLIFDKPPVKKVLLFGGIEAVLAAWFLAGNLG is encoded by the coding sequence ATGATTGACACTCTCAACATAATCGGCGCGCTTTTGACCATTGGCTTTGGCCTGTTTGGCTTTCTTGCGCCGCGCTACACCGCCAGCGTGCTGGACCTTGCGCCAACGGAGTCGACCATGGGGCTGTCGGAAATGCGGGCCTCGGTCGGCGGGCTGTTCGTCGCGGCGGGGCTGGCAGCCCTGTTGCTTGGCGACCCGCTGGCCTATGCGATGATCGGCTTTGCCTTCGCGGGGGCGGCGTCGGGTCGGGTGCTGTCGCTGATTTTTGACAAACCACCCGTCAAGAAGGTGCTGCTCTTCGGCGGGATCGAAGCCGTGCTCGCTGCATGGTTTCTGGCGGGGAACCTCGGCTGA